In Nocardioides sp. JQ2195, a genomic segment contains:
- a CDS encoding NeuD/PglB/VioB family sugar acetyltransferase, which translates to MRHLTVVAASGLAGETISAARATGRFVTIEVVDDDPLLRGTRVAGALVRGGLDEIGDHDNRDVVVCAGKGLVRRVLVERLLAHGVSPHRFATIIHPRATVAAEADVGSGCVILAGVVVTANAVIGDHVVVMPQVTLTHDDTVADFATLCAGVALGGSVHVREAAYVGMSACVREGTTVGAGSTLGMGAVLLDDLPDGQTWVGAPARPLVRQGVAV; encoded by the coding sequence ATGAGGCACCTGACGGTGGTTGCGGCGAGCGGCCTGGCCGGCGAGACCATCTCCGCGGCCCGGGCCACGGGCCGGTTCGTCACCATCGAGGTCGTGGACGACGATCCGTTGCTGCGGGGCACGCGGGTCGCTGGTGCGCTGGTCCGGGGTGGGCTGGACGAGATCGGCGACCACGACAACCGTGACGTGGTCGTGTGCGCGGGCAAGGGGCTCGTGCGCCGCGTGCTCGTCGAACGCCTACTGGCCCACGGGGTCTCACCCCACCGCTTCGCCACCATCATCCATCCGCGTGCAACGGTCGCCGCCGAGGCCGATGTCGGCTCCGGCTGCGTGATCCTGGCCGGTGTGGTGGTGACCGCCAACGCAGTCATCGGCGACCACGTCGTCGTGATGCCACAGGTGACGCTCACCCACGACGACACGGTCGCCGACTTCGCCACCCTGTGCGCGGGGGTGGCGCTGGGTGGGTCGGTGCACGTCCGCGAGGCGGCGTACGTCGGGATGAGCGCGTGCGTGCGTGAGGGGACGACCGTCGGTGCGGGATCCACGCTCGGCATGGGGGCCGTGCTGCTGGACGACCTCCCCGACGGTCAGACCTGGGTCGGTGCTCCCGCACGACCGCTCGTCAGGCAGGGGGTGGCGGTGTGA
- a CDS encoding DegT/DnrJ/EryC1/StrS family aminotransferase encodes MSRINVMQPWLGEEEIAAVGEVIASGWVAQGPRVAAFEAAFATAMEAEHAVATSSCTSALHLALLVAGVEPGDDVVVPSFSFIATANAPTYCGARPVFADVDHVTGNLTAETVAAALTPRTRAVIAVDQGGVPVDLTALRDLCDPLGIVVIEDAACGAGSTYRGRPVGAGAEVAAWSFHPRKIVTTGEGGMLTTSRPEWAERARHLREHAMSVSAAARHASVLAPPEEYTEVGFNYRMTDIQAAVGIVQLGRLPEVVRRRRELAASYRKQISEIEGLRPVADPPWGTCNFQSFWVEVGPGFPLDRDGLLTHLAAGEISARRGIMAAHRQPAHRERVTGPAALAVTERLTDTTLILPLFHQLADSDQARVVQALRVTQP; translated from the coding sequence ATGAGCCGGATCAACGTGATGCAGCCCTGGCTGGGTGAGGAGGAGATCGCCGCGGTCGGCGAGGTCATCGCGTCCGGGTGGGTGGCCCAGGGGCCGCGGGTCGCGGCCTTCGAGGCGGCGTTCGCCACGGCCATGGAGGCGGAGCACGCCGTCGCCACGTCGAGCTGCACGTCGGCTCTCCACCTGGCGCTCCTCGTGGCCGGCGTCGAGCCGGGCGACGACGTCGTGGTGCCGTCGTTCTCGTTCATCGCCACGGCCAACGCACCGACGTACTGCGGGGCCCGGCCGGTGTTCGCGGACGTCGACCACGTGACCGGCAACCTCACCGCGGAGACCGTGGCCGCGGCGCTCACCCCTCGGACCCGGGCGGTCATCGCGGTCGACCAGGGTGGCGTCCCGGTGGACCTCACCGCCCTGCGGGACCTCTGTGACCCGCTGGGGATCGTGGTCATCGAGGACGCGGCCTGTGGTGCGGGATCGACCTACCGGGGGCGTCCTGTGGGGGCGGGCGCGGAGGTCGCCGCCTGGTCGTTCCACCCGCGCAAGATCGTGACGACCGGGGAGGGCGGCATGCTCACCACCAGTCGTCCCGAGTGGGCCGAACGGGCGCGACACCTGCGCGAGCACGCGATGAGTGTCTCCGCGGCGGCACGCCACGCCAGTGTCCTGGCGCCCCCGGAGGAATACACCGAGGTCGGGTTCAACTACCGCATGACCGACATCCAGGCAGCTGTCGGCATCGTGCAGCTGGGCAGGCTGCCGGAGGTGGTGCGCCGGCGTCGCGAGCTCGCGGCGTCCTACCGCAAGCAGATCAGTGAGATCGAGGGGTTGCGCCCGGTGGCGGACCCCCCGTGGGGGACGTGCAACTTCCAGAGCTTCTGGGTCGAGGTCGGTCCGGGGTTCCCGCTCGACCGGGACGGCCTCCTGACGCACCTCGCGGCCGGTGAGATCTCGGCCCGCCGGGGGATCATGGCGGCGCACCGGCAACCGGCCCACCGCGAGAGGGTCACCGGCCCGGCGGCCCTCGCGGTGACCGAGCGGCTGACGGACACCACGCTGATCCTGCCGCTGTTCCACCAGCTCGCCGACTCCGACCAGGCCCGCGTGGTCCAGGCGTTGCGGGTGACGCAGCCATGA
- a CDS encoding NAD-dependent epimerase/dehydratase family protein encodes MTALDGARVLVTGGAGTIGSTIVDQALGAGAAHIDVLDNLVRGRVANLDDALATGRVRLVEGDIRDRDLVHDVSRGKDLVFHQAAIRITQCAEEPRLALEVLVDGTFNVCEAAVDAGVDKLVAASSASVYGMAEEFPTDERHHHHNNDTFYGAAKSFNEGMLRSFRAMHGLDHVLLRYFNVYGPRMDVHGLYTEVLVRWMERIADGVPPLIFGDGQQTMDFVFTSDIARANVLAACSGVTEGVYNVARGEETSLLGLAEALLRVMGSDLAVEHGPERAVNGVVRRLADTRAAREDLGFEAEVGLEEGLRQLVEWWRPLREEIAAGRTLAAS; translated from the coding sequence ATGACCGCGTTGGACGGGGCCCGGGTGCTCGTCACCGGGGGAGCGGGCACCATCGGTTCGACCATCGTCGACCAGGCGCTCGGGGCCGGTGCTGCGCACATCGACGTGCTCGACAACCTGGTCCGGGGCCGCGTGGCCAATCTCGACGATGCCTTGGCAACGGGTCGGGTGCGCCTGGTGGAGGGCGACATCCGCGACCGCGACCTCGTGCACGACGTGAGCCGCGGCAAGGACCTCGTGTTCCACCAGGCCGCGATCCGGATCACCCAGTGCGCCGAGGAGCCCCGGCTGGCGCTGGAGGTGCTGGTGGACGGCACGTTCAACGTCTGTGAGGCCGCGGTCGACGCGGGCGTGGACAAGCTCGTGGCCGCGTCGTCGGCATCGGTCTACGGGATGGCCGAGGAGTTCCCGACCGACGAACGCCATCACCACCACAACAACGACACCTTCTACGGCGCAGCGAAGTCGTTCAACGAGGGGATGCTGCGCAGCTTCCGGGCGATGCACGGGCTGGACCACGTGCTGCTGCGCTACTTCAACGTCTACGGACCGCGGATGGACGTGCACGGGCTCTACACGGAGGTGCTGGTGCGATGGATGGAGCGGATCGCCGACGGTGTCCCGCCGCTGATCTTCGGGGACGGCCAGCAGACGATGGACTTCGTCTTCACCAGCGACATCGCCCGGGCCAACGTGCTGGCGGCCTGCAGCGGTGTCACCGAGGGCGTCTACAACGTCGCCCGTGGTGAGGAGACCAGCCTGCTCGGGCTGGCAGAAGCACTGCTGCGGGTGATGGGCTCCGACCTGGCCGTCGAGCACGGGCCGGAGCGAGCCGTCAACGGCGTCGTACGTCGCCTGGCGGACACCCGGGCGGCCCGCGAGGACCTGGGGTTCGAGGCCGAGGTCGGGCTGGAGGAAGGTCTGCGACAGCTGGTCGAGTGGTGGCGACCGCTGCGTGAGGAGATCGCAGCGGGACGAACGTTGGCGGCGTCATGA
- a CDS encoding Gfo/Idh/MocA family oxidoreductase: MSRARGRLGVAVVGAGYWGPNLIRNFRASEDWDLVAVCDLDTERAQRVLGERSGVAVTDSLAEVLAREDVDAVAIATPARTHHDIAARALRAGKHVVVEKPLADSGDHGRAMVDFAAEQGLVLMADHTYCYTPAVIKIRELIESGQLGEILFIDSVRINLGLVQPDVDVFWDLAPHDLSILDYILPGGLRPVGVSAQGADPLGAGKSCVGYLMMPLEGGAMAHVHVNWLSPTKIRQMVIGGSQRTLVWDDLNPQQRLSVYDRGVDLVQQSVDQVDRRAATVSYRLGDTWAPALPETEAIGGMVAEFASSIRTGRPSRTDGRAGLRVLSVLEAAGRSLAAQGVLVDAGASAVDRQAVS, translated from the coding sequence ATGAGTCGTGCACGGGGCAGGCTCGGAGTCGCTGTGGTGGGTGCCGGCTACTGGGGGCCCAACCTGATCCGCAACTTCCGAGCCAGCGAGGACTGGGACCTGGTCGCCGTGTGCGACCTGGACACGGAGAGGGCACAGCGCGTGCTGGGGGAGCGCAGCGGTGTCGCGGTCACGGACTCCCTGGCGGAGGTCCTCGCGCGTGAGGACGTGGATGCGGTCGCGATCGCCACGCCGGCCCGCACCCACCACGACATCGCCGCGCGGGCGCTCCGTGCGGGCAAGCACGTCGTGGTCGAGAAGCCGTTGGCCGACAGTGGCGACCACGGTCGGGCGATGGTGGACTTCGCCGCAGAACAGGGACTGGTGCTGATGGCCGACCACACCTACTGCTACACGCCGGCCGTCATCAAGATCCGGGAGCTCATCGAGAGCGGGCAGCTGGGTGAGATCCTCTTCATCGACTCGGTGCGGATCAACCTCGGGCTGGTGCAGCCGGACGTCGACGTCTTCTGGGACCTCGCCCCGCACGACCTCTCGATCCTCGACTACATCCTCCCCGGAGGCCTCCGGCCGGTGGGCGTCTCGGCCCAGGGAGCCGACCCCCTGGGCGCCGGCAAGTCCTGCGTGGGCTACCTGATGATGCCGCTGGAGGGCGGGGCGATGGCCCACGTGCACGTGAACTGGCTCAGCCCCACCAAGATCCGCCAGATGGTGATCGGGGGGTCCCAGCGCACCCTCGTCTGGGACGACCTGAACCCCCAGCAGCGGCTCAGCGTCTATGACCGCGGCGTCGACCTCGTCCAGCAGTCCGTCGACCAGGTCGATCGGCGTGCTGCCACGGTCTCCTACCGGCTGGGGGACACGTGGGCGCCTGCACTGCCGGAGACGGAGGCGATCGGCGGCATGGTCGCCGAGTTCGCCTCCAGCATCAGGACCGGCCGCCCGTCACGGACCGACGGCCGGGCCGGGCTCAGGGTGCTCTCGGTCCTCGAGGCCGCGGGCCGGAGCCTGGCCGCCCAGGGCGTGCTCGTCGACGCCGGGGCGTCGGCCGTCGACCGGCAGGCCGTGTCATGA
- a CDS encoding DUF4082 domain-containing protein, which produces MTTSVAVVAALLTGVMLASVPVSAIAAAGDPCAVGGNKIACENSKPGTDPSVWDIDGAGDESIQGFATDISVNVGSRIDFKIDTDASNYSITIYRIGYYGGDGARQVATVSPSATLPQRQPQCISDATTELYDCGNWAVSASWNVPSTAVSGVYVAKLHRSDRNDSSHITFIVRDDSSHSDVVFQTSDPTWQAYNTYGGSDFYQGADNGRAYKISYNRPVMTRNGVGGRDFFFSNEYPLVRFLEQNGYDVSYIAGVDTDRAGALLKNHKVFLSVGHDEYWSKAQRANVEAARDAGVNLQFLSGNEVYWKTRYESSADSSHTPYRTLVSYKETWSNAKIDPSDEWTGTWRDPRYAPRSKGGGMTENGLTGTAYMVNYSDLALKVPAEQGKLRLWRNTSVANLAAGTTATLAPHTVGYESDEDLDNGERPAGLIRLSTTTGDVPEYLLDFGNNVAPGSTTHHLTMYRAPSGALVFGAGTVQWTWGLDGEHDSPFAPEPADARMRQAQVNLLADMGAQPFTLASGLTAATKSTDTAGPTVVISSPAAGASQQNGSRITVTGTAADTGGRVAGVEASTDGGSTWHPATGTTAWSYTFIQHGNGTSPLRVRAIDDSGNIGAPTDRSFNVACPCSVFGATVPAVPASDDASSAELGLRFTPTSSGFVSGVRFYKGSGNTGTHVGSLWSSSAELLASATFSNESATGWQSVTFGTPVPVTAGQTYVVSYTVPNGHYAVQPWAFSSSPTDAGPLMVDGGFGATPAGVYGNAGQFPSQSYQNANYFVDVSFTSTDESPLIATNQWPLAGSSSVALDTTVSARLSKPVVASSVGIVVKDANGVAVAGSTAYDATTRTVTFTPSQPLAGFVKFTSTVSATDTLGNQVSTGRTWSFTTARPPNAPGVCPCSLFDDSTVPTLLEDVDKAAVTLGVKVSPDVNGTITGVRFYKGLNNTGTHTGTLWSSTGQVLAQGTFTDESTTGWQTLTFAQPVPVTKGSTYVASYRTTVGRYSATPNAFANANLSRPPLSVTSSAGAYTYGTGFPDASSSTSYLVDVVFEKVAPTLAVTAQDPAPGATSVARGTPIRVWFSSAITSGATMTVKSGSTTIAGTTSLGSGGTQLTFTPGALLPASSTITVTLAGVTSTEGVTLPQQTWSFETRGADAANSQSLFSDLLPEVAAADEGSPVELGTVVTPSKDGKITAIRFFKGTGNNGTHTGSVWSMSGDRLATVTFVGESPSGWQTANLTQPLSVTAGTSYVVSYLAPQGHYSYTSGFFNNPWTSGDLTSPSGNNGRYLYGDGGGFPTFSWGSSNYFVDVVFEAAPATIAVASRTPVAGAVDVARTVTPSITLSAPVAPGWSMSVKQGTTTIAGTASLSADQTKLTFTPTSNLPAGADITVTVSGVVSTDGAVLATQTWTFRTEASAPSTYTSLFTGLTPSKTSINDKDAVELGTAFTPSVDGTVTAIKFFKGSGNTGTHTGSIWSATGTRLATVTFTNESSSGWQTAQLSTPLALTAGQTYVVSYFAPNGHYSGTPRFFYDNLTSGPLFAPGGNNGRFTYGASGGFPTSSFNATNYFVDVVFRSSAP; this is translated from the coding sequence ATGACGACCTCGGTGGCCGTGGTGGCCGCGTTGCTGACCGGCGTGATGCTCGCCTCCGTCCCGGTGTCGGCGATCGCCGCAGCCGGCGACCCGTGCGCCGTCGGTGGGAACAAGATCGCCTGTGAGAACAGCAAGCCCGGCACCGACCCGAGCGTCTGGGACATCGACGGTGCCGGGGACGAGTCGATCCAGGGCTTCGCCACCGACATCAGTGTCAACGTCGGGAGCCGGATCGACTTCAAGATCGACACCGACGCCTCGAACTACTCGATCACCATCTACCGCATCGGCTACTACGGGGGCGACGGCGCGCGCCAGGTCGCCACGGTCTCCCCGTCGGCGACGCTCCCGCAGCGCCAGCCCCAGTGCATCAGCGACGCCACCACGGAGCTCTACGACTGCGGCAACTGGGCCGTCTCGGCCTCGTGGAACGTGCCGTCGACGGCGGTCTCGGGGGTCTACGTCGCCAAGCTGCACCGGTCGGACCGCAACGACTCGAGCCACATCACGTTCATCGTCCGCGACGACTCCAGCCACTCCGACGTGGTCTTCCAGACCTCCGACCCGACGTGGCAGGCCTACAACACCTACGGCGGCTCGGACTTCTACCAGGGCGCGGACAACGGCCGGGCCTACAAGATCAGCTACAACCGGCCGGTGATGACCCGCAACGGTGTCGGCGGGCGTGACTTCTTCTTCTCCAACGAGTACCCGTTGGTCCGCTTCCTCGAGCAGAACGGCTACGACGTCAGCTACATCGCCGGTGTCGACACCGACCGAGCCGGTGCCCTGCTGAAGAACCACAAGGTGTTCCTCTCCGTGGGCCACGACGAGTACTGGAGCAAGGCACAACGCGCGAACGTCGAGGCAGCGCGCGACGCCGGGGTGAACCTGCAGTTCCTCAGTGGGAACGAGGTCTACTGGAAGACCCGCTACGAGTCGTCCGCGGACTCCAGCCACACGCCGTACCGGACCCTGGTGTCCTACAAGGAGACCTGGTCCAACGCGAAGATCGACCCGTCGGACGAGTGGACCGGCACGTGGCGCGATCCGCGGTACGCGCCGCGCAGCAAGGGCGGTGGGATGACCGAGAACGGCCTGACCGGCACCGCCTACATGGTCAACTACTCCGACCTGGCGCTCAAGGTGCCCGCCGAGCAGGGCAAGCTCCGGCTCTGGCGCAACACGTCCGTGGCCAACCTCGCCGCCGGTACGACGGCAACGCTGGCCCCGCACACGGTCGGCTACGAGTCCGACGAGGACCTCGACAACGGTGAGCGTCCAGCCGGGCTGATCCGGCTGTCCACGACCACCGGCGACGTTCCCGAGTACCTCCTCGACTTCGGCAACAACGTCGCGCCCGGCTCCACCACCCACCACCTCACGATGTACCGGGCACCCAGTGGTGCGCTGGTCTTCGGGGCGGGCACGGTGCAGTGGACCTGGGGCCTCGACGGGGAGCACGACAGCCCGTTCGCGCCCGAGCCGGCCGACGCCCGCATGCGGCAGGCCCAGGTGAACCTGCTCGCCGACATGGGCGCCCAGCCCTTCACGTTGGCCTCCGGGCTGACCGCTGCGACGAAGTCCACCGACACCGCCGGCCCCACGGTCGTCATCTCCTCGCCGGCGGCCGGGGCGTCCCAGCAGAACGGCAGCAGGATCACCGTGACGGGCACGGCCGCTGACACCGGCGGCAGGGTCGCCGGCGTGGAGGCCTCGACCGATGGCGGCTCCACCTGGCACCCGGCCACCGGGACGACCGCCTGGAGCTACACGTTCATCCAGCACGGGAACGGCACGTCACCCCTGCGCGTCCGCGCCATCGACGACAGCGGGAACATCGGCGCCCCGACCGACCGGTCCTTCAACGTCGCGTGCCCGTGCAGCGTGTTCGGGGCCACGGTGCCGGCCGTCCCGGCGTCCGACGACGCGTCCTCCGCCGAGCTGGGCCTGCGCTTCACGCCGACCTCGTCGGGCTTCGTCAGCGGGGTCAGGTTCTACAAGGGCAGCGGCAACACCGGCACCCACGTCGGGTCCCTGTGGAGCAGCAGTGCGGAGCTGCTGGCCAGCGCGACCTTCAGCAACGAGTCGGCCACCGGTTGGCAGAGCGTCACCTTCGGGACACCGGTGCCCGTGACGGCGGGGCAGACCTACGTGGTCTCCTACACCGTCCCCAACGGTCACTACGCGGTGCAGCCCTGGGCGTTCTCGTCGTCGCCGACGGACGCGGGCCCGTTGATGGTGGACGGTGGCTTCGGTGCCACGCCGGCGGGGGTCTACGGCAACGCTGGCCAGTTCCCCAGCCAGAGCTACCAGAACGCGAACTACTTCGTGGACGTCTCGTTCACCTCCACCGACGAGTCACCCCTGATCGCGACCAACCAGTGGCCGCTGGCGGGCTCGTCCAGTGTCGCCCTCGACACGACGGTCAGCGCCCGTCTGTCGAAGCCCGTCGTCGCCAGCAGCGTCGGCATCGTCGTCAAGGACGCCAACGGGGTCGCGGTGGCCGGCAGCACGGCGTACGACGCCACCACCCGCACGGTGACCTTCACGCCGTCCCAGCCGCTCGCCGGGTTCGTGAAGTTCACCAGCACGGTGTCGGCCACTGACACCCTGGGCAACCAGGTGAGCACCGGCAGGACCTGGTCGTTCACGACGGCGCGGCCGCCGAACGCTCCCGGGGTCTGCCCCTGCTCCCTCTTCGACGACTCCACCGTGCCGACCCTGCTCGAGGACGTGGACAAGGCAGCGGTGACCCTGGGCGTGAAGGTCTCGCCTGACGTCAACGGCACCATCACCGGGGTCCGGTTCTACAAGGGGCTGAACAACACCGGGACCCACACCGGCACGCTGTGGAGCAGCACCGGCCAGGTGCTCGCCCAGGGGACCTTCACCGACGAGTCGACGACGGGTTGGCAGACGCTCACCTTCGCCCAGCCGGTCCCGGTCACCAAGGGCTCCACCTACGTCGCTTCCTACCGCACCACGGTCGGCAGGTACTCCGCGACGCCGAACGCCTTCGCGAACGCGAACCTGTCGCGGCCGCCCCTGAGCGTGACCTCCAGCGCCGGCGCCTACACCTACGGAACCGGCTTCCCGGACGCGAGCTCCTCGACCAGCTATCTGGTCGACGTGGTCTTCGAGAAGGTCGCACCCACGCTCGCGGTCACCGCGCAGGACCCGGCACCGGGAGCCACCTCGGTGGCGCGCGGCACGCCGATCAGGGTCTGGTTCTCCTCCGCCATCACCTCCGGCGCCACGATGACCGTCAAGAGCGGCAGCACCACGATCGCCGGCACGACATCCCTGGGCAGTGGCGGCACCCAGCTGACCTTCACCCCGGGCGCCCTGCTGCCGGCGTCGTCGACGATCACGGTCACCCTGGCCGGGGTCACCTCGACCGAAGGCGTCACCCTGCCGCAACAGACCTGGAGCTTCGAGACCAGGGGTGCCGACGCCGCCAACAGCCAGTCGCTCTTCAGCGACCTCCTGCCGGAGGTGGCGGCCGCGGACGAGGGATCGCCGGTCGAGCTCGGCACGGTGGTGACTCCGTCGAAGGACGGCAAGATCACCGCGATCAGGTTCTTCAAGGGCACCGGGAACAACGGCACCCACACCGGATCCGTGTGGTCGATGTCGGGCGACCGCCTGGCCACGGTCACCTTCGTCGGGGAGTCGCCCTCGGGATGGCAGACCGCCAACCTCACGCAGCCGCTCTCGGTCACCGCGGGCACGTCGTACGTCGTCTCCTACCTGGCGCCCCAAGGGCACTACTCCTACACGTCGGGCTTCTTCAACAACCCGTGGACCTCGGGCGACCTGACGTCGCCGAGCGGCAACAACGGTCGCTACCTCTACGGAGACGGGGGTGGGTTCCCGACCTTCTCGTGGGGCAGCTCCAACTACTTCGTCGACGTCGTGTTCGAGGCCGCACCGGCGACCATCGCCGTGGCCTCGCGCACCCCGGTCGCGGGTGCTGTTGACGTGGCGCGCACGGTGACGCCCTCCATCACGCTCTCGGCGCCGGTGGCGCCGGGGTGGTCGATGAGCGTGAAGCAGGGCACGACGACGATCGCGGGCACCGCGTCGCTGTCCGCCGACCAGACGAAGCTCACCTTCACACCGACGTCGAACCTCCCGGCCGGGGCTGACATCACGGTCACCGTCTCCGGGGTGGTGTCGACGGACGGCGCCGTGCTGGCGACCCAGACCTGGACGTTCCGCACGGAGGCCAGTGCCCCGTCGACCTACACGTCGTTGTTCACCGGGCTCACTCCCAGCAAGACGTCGATCAACGACAAGGACGCGGTGGAGCTCGGCACGGCGTTCACCCCGTCCGTCGACGGCACGGTGACCGCGATCAAGTTCTTCAAGGGATCCGGCAACACCGGCACCCACACGGGCTCGATCTGGTCCGCGACCGGGACCCGTCTGGCCACGGTGACCTTCACGAACGAGTCGTCGTCCGGGTGGCAGACAGCCCAGCTGTCGACCCCGCTCGCCCTGACCGCAGGGCAGACCTACGTGGTGTCCTACTTCGCGCCCAACGGGCACTACTCCGGCACGCCGAGGTTCTTCTACGACAACCTGACCTCCGGGCCGTTGTTCGCACCGGGCGGCAACAACGGACGCTTCACCTACGGGGCCAGCGGAGGCTTCCCGACGAGCTCGTTCAACGCCACGAACTACTTCGTCGACGTGGTCTTCCGGTCGTCGGCGCCGTAG
- a CDS encoding acyltransferase, with amino-acid sequence MEPQVTTPVAGSADVDDRATIGAGTRVWHLAQVRENAVIGQDCIIGRGAYIGPGVRVGDRCKIQNHALVYEPAVLEDGAFVGPAVVFTNDYFPRAVTPDGRLKSADDWVPAGVTVRAGASLGARAVCVAPVTIGRWAMVAAGAVVTRDVPDFALVAGVPARRVRWVGHAGVPLEDVGAGRFRCPATGREYVEAHGVLAPATE; translated from the coding sequence ATGGAGCCCCAGGTCACCACGCCCGTCGCCGGGTCCGCCGACGTCGACGACCGCGCCACGATCGGTGCCGGCACCCGGGTCTGGCACCTGGCCCAGGTCCGCGAGAACGCCGTGATCGGGCAGGACTGCATCATCGGCCGTGGCGCCTACATCGGTCCGGGCGTGCGCGTCGGCGACCGGTGCAAGATCCAGAACCATGCGCTGGTCTATGAGCCGGCCGTCCTCGAGGACGGTGCCTTCGTCGGCCCGGCGGTGGTCTTCACGAACGACTACTTCCCCCGGGCGGTGACCCCCGACGGCCGGCTGAAGAGCGCCGACGACTGGGTCCCGGCCGGGGTGACCGTGCGTGCCGGGGCCAGCCTCGGGGCCCGTGCCGTGTGCGTGGCTCCGGTGACGATCGGCCGGTGGGCGATGGTGGCGGCCGGCGCCGTGGTCACCCGTGACGTGCCCGACTTCGCCCTCGTCGCCGGCGTACCGGCTCGTCGGGTGCGGTGGGTGGGGCACGCCGGCGTACCCCTGGAGGACGTCGGCGCGGGACGGTTCCGGTGCCCTGCCACGGGCCGGGAGTACGTCGAGGCGCACGGCGTCCTGGCTCCCGCGACGGAGTGA
- a CDS encoding LCP family protein — protein MSIALMDSTTEQPAPRRRNDVKALGGMLVCLVVLFGISTAAIGTVLGLGGKLALPVQRIDGVFAGLEDRPSRPATGDAAEAVNILLMGVDRRSDVATTGDDAQAPEWIAGAQRTDTLMLLHIDGDRRGASIISLPRDSWVQVPGHGHAKINAAFSLAGPSLAVETIENLTNVRIDHLAVIDWEGFRQMTDEVGGVVVEVPETVHDSARDITWTAGTHVLNGQQALDYVGQRYGLPGGDLDRVRRQQAFLRAVLQANLHTAMRSDPFMLHHFLRTLARHASIDAEWSTIDMGRLAVSLRNLRSADIHYFTAPVSGLGREGAQSVVHLDHEAGAELWQAVRNDRVDDWAAAHPDAEAADVVD, from the coding sequence ATGTCGATCGCCCTGATGGACTCCACCACGGAGCAACCCGCTCCGAGGCGTCGCAACGACGTGAAGGCACTCGGCGGGATGCTGGTCTGCCTGGTCGTGCTCTTCGGCATCAGCACGGCCGCGATCGGGACCGTCCTGGGGCTCGGCGGCAAGCTGGCCCTGCCGGTCCAGCGGATCGACGGCGTGTTCGCCGGTCTGGAGGACCGGCCGTCGCGACCCGCGACCGGAGATGCCGCGGAGGCCGTGAACATCCTGCTGATGGGGGTCGACCGCCGCTCCGACGTCGCCACCACGGGCGACGACGCGCAGGCGCCCGAGTGGATCGCCGGCGCCCAGCGCACCGACACGCTGATGCTCCTCCACATCGACGGCGACCGTCGGGGCGCGTCGATCATCTCGCTGCCCCGCGACTCATGGGTGCAGGTCCCCGGCCACGGGCACGCCAAGATCAACGCCGCCTTCTCCCTGGCCGGACCGTCCCTGGCGGTGGAGACCATCGAGAACCTGACCAACGTGCGCATCGACCACCTCGCCGTCATCGACTGGGAGGGGTTCCGCCAGATGACCGACGAGGTGGGCGGGGTGGTCGTCGAGGTCCCCGAGACCGTGCACGACTCCGCGCGCGACATCACCTGGACCGCCGGGACCCACGTGCTCAACGGCCAGCAGGCGCTCGACTACGTCGGGCAGCGCTATGGACTGCCCGGCGGGGACCTCGACCGGGTCCGGCGCCAGCAGGCGTTCCTCCGCGCGGTCCTCCAGGCCAACCTGCACACGGCCATGCGCTCGGACCCCTTCATGCTCCACCACTTCCTCAGGACACTCGCCCGACACGCCTCCATCGACGCCGAGTGGTCCACGATCGACATGGGCAGGCTCGCCGTGTCGTTGCGCAACCTGCGGTCCGCCGACATCCACTACTTCACGGCGCCGGTCAGCGGCCTGGGCCGTGAGGGCGCCCAGAGCGTGGTCCACCTCGACCACGAGGCGGGCGCGGAGCTGTGGCAGGCCGTGCGCAACGACCGGGTCGACGACTGGGCGGCCGCGCACCCCGACGCCGAGGCGGCCGACGTCGTGGACTAG